A DNA window from Rhizobium sp. NXC14 contains the following coding sequences:
- a CDS encoding altronate dehydratase family protein → MDKQPWIILSAGDNVAVATSAIAEGSTVAGVEARQKIEPGHKVAIADIPLGSAVVKYGQAIGRTTAEVKAGDHVHSHNLHFENDRLAVTANSAPEEATAEDKARTFMGYRRADGRAATRNYIGIIASVNCSTTVCRAIADEANRTILPHYDGIDGFVPIVHDQGCGMSSTGDGMNVLHRTLAGYTRHVNFGGVLMIGLGCEVNQLTLYGQSGAGASKRHFNIQDAGGSRRAVERAMGVLREIAADVGKEKRVPISIGEIIIGLQCGGSDGFSGITANPALGVAADLLAAAGGTAILSETSEIYGAEHLLRSRAVSDEVARKLDEKIAWWEDYVALHGASLDNNPSPGNKRGGLTTILEKSLGAVAKGGRSPLTAVYGYAERVTAPGLVFMDTPGYDPVSATGQVAGGANMIAFTTGRGSCFGCRPAPSLKLSSNSALYASMEEDMDIDCGTIATGDATISGKGREIFDLIVDTASGKKTKSEIFGYGDNEFVPWHLGATL, encoded by the coding sequence TTGGACAAACAGCCTTGGATCATCCTGTCGGCCGGCGACAATGTCGCGGTCGCAACGTCCGCCATCGCTGAGGGCTCGACGGTTGCCGGCGTCGAGGCCCGCCAGAAGATCGAGCCGGGCCACAAGGTGGCGATTGCCGATATTCCGCTCGGTTCGGCCGTGGTGAAATACGGACAGGCGATCGGCCGCACCACCGCCGAGGTCAAGGCCGGCGACCATGTGCACAGCCATAATCTGCATTTCGAAAACGACCGGCTCGCCGTCACCGCCAATTCGGCACCGGAAGAAGCAACCGCCGAGGACAAGGCGCGCACCTTCATGGGCTACCGCCGCGCCGATGGACGGGCGGCGACACGCAATTATATCGGCATCATCGCCAGCGTGAACTGTTCCACCACCGTCTGCCGGGCGATCGCCGACGAGGCGAACCGGACGATCCTGCCGCATTATGACGGCATCGACGGTTTCGTGCCGATCGTGCATGACCAGGGCTGCGGCATGAGCTCGACCGGCGACGGCATGAATGTGCTGCACCGGACGCTTGCCGGCTATACCAGGCATGTCAATTTCGGCGGCGTGCTGATGATCGGCCTCGGCTGCGAGGTCAACCAGCTGACGCTTTACGGCCAGAGCGGCGCTGGCGCCTCCAAGCGCCATTTCAACATTCAGGATGCCGGCGGTTCTCGCCGTGCGGTCGAACGCGCCATGGGCGTGCTCCGCGAGATCGCCGCCGATGTCGGCAAGGAGAAGCGGGTTCCGATCTCGATCGGCGAGATCATCATTGGCCTGCAATGCGGCGGCTCGGACGGCTTTTCCGGCATCACCGCCAATCCGGCGCTCGGCGTCGCCGCCGATCTGCTGGCGGCGGCCGGCGGCACGGCGATCCTGTCGGAGACCTCGGAGATTTACGGCGCTGAACATCTGCTGCGCAGCCGCGCCGTCAGCGACGAGGTGGCGAGAAAGCTCGACGAGAAAATCGCCTGGTGGGAAGACTATGTCGCCCTGCATGGCGCCTCGCTCGACAACAACCCGTCGCCCGGCAACAAGCGCGGCGGTCTCACAACCATCCTGGAAAAGTCGCTCGGTGCGGTAGCCAAGGGTGGCCGCTCGCCGCTGACGGCGGTCTATGGTTATGCCGAGCGGGTGACAGCCCCCGGCCTCGTCTTCATGGACACGCCCGGCTACGATCCCGTCTCGGCAACCGGCCAGGTGGCCGGCGGGGCGAACATGATCGCGTTCACCACAGGCCGCGGCAGCTGCTTCGGCTGTCGGCCCGCGCCGTCCTTGAAGCTGTCGAGCAATTCGGCGCTCTATGCCTCCATGGAAGAGGACATGGACATCGATTGCGGCACCATCGCAACCGGTGACGCGACGATCAGCGGCAAGGGCCGCGAGATCTTCGACCTGATCGTCGATACGGCCTCCGGCAAGAAGACAAAGAGCGAGATCTTCGGTTACGGCGATAACGAATTCGTGCCTTGGCATCTCGGCGCAACGCTCTAG
- a CDS encoding ABC transporter substrate-binding protein, producing MSIVKSLLSRRAFTALAGAAVIATAMPVTSFAADVTIPIIVKDTTSFYWQIVLAGARKAGKDLGVNVPELGAQAESDINGQISILENAVAGKPAAIVISPTEFKALGKPIDEAAKSVPIIGIDSGADSKAFKSFLTTDNVQGGRIAADGLAAAIKEMTGKEEGDIVILTNLPGVGSLEQRREGFLDQIKTKHPGLKVIADKYGDGQATTGLNMMTDLITANPKLVGVFASNLILAQGVGQAIAENKLGDKIKVIGFDSDDKTVGFLKDGAIAGLVVQDPYRMGYDGIKTALAVSKGEKVPENVDTGANLVTKANMSDPKIDALLNPKIK from the coding sequence ATGAGCATCGTGAAATCCCTTCTGTCCCGCCGCGCCTTTACCGCGCTGGCAGGTGCAGCCGTCATCGCCACGGCAATGCCGGTCACGTCCTTTGCCGCAGACGTGACGATCCCGATCATCGTCAAGGACACGACGTCCTTCTACTGGCAGATCGTTCTGGCCGGCGCCCGCAAGGCCGGCAAGGATCTCGGCGTCAACGTGCCGGAACTCGGTGCCCAGGCCGAATCCGACATCAACGGCCAGATCAGCATTCTGGAAAACGCCGTCGCCGGCAAACCCGCCGCCATCGTCATCTCGCCGACCGAGTTCAAGGCGCTCGGTAAGCCGATCGACGAAGCCGCCAAGTCGGTTCCGATTATCGGCATCGACTCCGGTGCCGACTCCAAGGCATTCAAGTCGTTCCTGACGACCGACAACGTCCAGGGCGGCCGCATCGCCGCCGACGGTCTTGCCGCCGCGATCAAGGAAATGACAGGCAAGGAAGAAGGCGACATCGTCATCCTCACCAATCTTCCCGGCGTCGGCTCGCTCGAACAGCGCCGCGAAGGCTTCCTCGATCAGATCAAGACCAAGCATCCCGGTCTCAAAGTCATTGCCGACAAGTACGGCGATGGCCAGGCAACCACCGGCCTCAACATGATGACCGACCTGATCACGGCAAACCCGAAGCTCGTCGGCGTCTTCGCCTCGAACCTGATCCTGGCGCAGGGCGTCGGCCAGGCGATCGCCGAAAACAAGCTCGGCGACAAAATCAAGGTCATCGGCTTCGACAGCGACGACAAGACGGTCGGCTTCCTCAAGGACGGCGCCATTGCCGGCCTCGTCGTTCAGGACCCCTATCGCATGGGTTATGACGGCATCAAGACCGCGCTTGCCGTCTCCAAGGGCGAGAAGGTTCCGGAAAATGTCGACACCGGCGCCAATCTCGTCACCAAGGCGAACATGTCCGACCCGAAGATCGACGCGCTCTTGAACCCGAAGATCAAGTAA
- a CDS encoding ABC transporter permease: MTVTPTEIVAPPPRRKMNILFGLTLIGLLVFLWIVLGFVTASFWTPLNISNLLRQGAMTAILALGQTFVIITAGIDLSVGAIVGFCTVIIAWLLQAGVPLWGAIALTLAIGVAIGAFHGFGIVHMGLPPFIITLATLTSLRGIGLLITNGSTISITDESFSNFARADFLGIPSLFWMVILVAVPSFVFLHLSRWGRYLFAVGSNAEAARLSGVNVKGMIYLAYILSAGFAAFVGVLLASRIAIGNATQADGWELQAIASSVIGGTSLFGAVGSVHGPLIGAFILATINNGANLLNVNSFWQRIITGLLIIVIVFFDQLRRRKSS, encoded by the coding sequence ATGACTGTCACCCCCACCGAAATCGTCGCGCCGCCGCCGCGCCGGAAAATGAACATCCTGTTCGGCCTCACACTGATCGGCCTGCTGGTCTTCCTCTGGATCGTGCTCGGCTTCGTCACCGCCAGCTTCTGGACGCCGCTCAATATCTCCAACCTGCTGCGCCAAGGCGCAATGACGGCGATCCTGGCGCTCGGCCAGACCTTCGTCATCATCACCGCCGGCATCGACCTGTCGGTTGGCGCAATCGTCGGCTTCTGCACCGTCATCATCGCCTGGCTGCTGCAGGCGGGCGTGCCGCTCTGGGGAGCGATCGCGCTGACGCTCGCCATCGGTGTTGCGATCGGCGCCTTCCATGGCTTCGGCATCGTGCATATGGGCCTACCGCCCTTCATCATCACGCTGGCGACGCTGACCTCGCTGCGCGGCATCGGCCTCCTGATCACCAACGGTTCGACGATCAGCATCACCGACGAGAGCTTCAGCAATTTCGCCCGCGCCGATTTTCTCGGCATTCCCAGTCTGTTCTGGATGGTCATCCTGGTGGCGGTGCCCTCCTTCGTCTTCCTGCATCTGAGCCGCTGGGGCCGCTATCTCTTCGCGGTCGGTTCGAATGCGGAAGCCGCGCGGCTTTCCGGCGTCAACGTCAAGGGCATGATCTATCTCGCCTATATCCTCTCGGCCGGCTTTGCGGCCTTCGTCGGCGTGCTGCTCGCCTCGCGCATCGCGATCGGCAATGCGACACAGGCCGACGGCTGGGAACTGCAGGCAATCGCCTCGTCGGTCATCGGCGGCACCAGCCTGTTCGGCGCCGTCGGTTCCGTGCACGGCCCGCTGATCGGCGCCTTCATTCTCGCCACCATCAACAACGGCGCGAACCTTCTGAACGTCAACTCCTTCTGGCAGCGCATCATCACCGGTCTGCTGATCATCGTGATCGTCTTCTTTGACCAGCTGCGCCGCCGCAAGAGCAGCTGA
- a CDS encoding aldo/keto reductase codes for MKTRRIGKTGLEVTEISYGAAPLGGLYRACPREQAMETLQAAWESGIRYFDVAPWYGLGLAERRVGDFLRDQADGAYVLSTKVGRLLRPVPTGTVPDYSYVDPLSFDADYDYSYDGIMRSVEFSYARLGLNRIDILYVHDIGVYTHGAAKNAIYQKQLLDSGVKALEELKSSGAISAFGLGVNEVPVCLDVMRHADLDCILLAGRYTLLDRSAVDELLPLCRQKGTSLVVGGVFNSGILATGPVPGSHFDYMPADEAVLAKVGAMEAISKRHGVPLAAAAMQFPLRDPIVASVLIGTAKPSSLTRNMETVATPLADGIFAEFEPYTLTAPPLGTEAVRV; via the coding sequence ATGAAGACGAGACGGATCGGCAAGACCGGCCTTGAGGTGACGGAGATCAGCTACGGCGCAGCGCCCCTCGGCGGTCTCTACCGCGCCTGCCCGCGTGAGCAGGCGATGGAAACTCTACAAGCGGCCTGGGAGAGCGGCATCCGCTATTTCGACGTCGCCCCCTGGTATGGCCTCGGCCTTGCCGAACGGCGCGTCGGTGATTTCCTGCGTGACCAGGCGGACGGTGCCTACGTGCTTTCCACCAAGGTCGGCCGGCTGCTTCGGCCGGTGCCGACCGGAACGGTGCCGGATTACAGCTATGTCGATCCGCTGTCCTTCGATGCCGATTACGACTATTCCTATGACGGCATCATGCGCTCGGTCGAGTTCAGCTATGCGCGTCTCGGCCTCAACCGCATCGACATCCTCTATGTGCACGATATCGGCGTCTACACGCATGGCGCGGCGAAGAACGCGATCTACCAGAAGCAGCTGCTCGATTCCGGCGTGAAGGCGCTGGAAGAGCTGAAATCATCCGGCGCGATTTCCGCCTTCGGCCTCGGCGTCAACGAAGTGCCCGTCTGCCTCGACGTCATGCGCCATGCCGATCTCGACTGCATCCTGCTTGCCGGCCGCTATACGCTGCTCGACCGTTCGGCGGTCGACGAACTCCTGCCGCTCTGCCGGCAGAAGGGCACGTCGCTCGTCGTCGGCGGCGTCTTCAACTCCGGCATCCTCGCCACCGGCCCGGTGCCGGGCTCGCATTTCGATTATATGCCGGCAGACGAGGCCGTGCTCGCCAAGGTCGGCGCGATGGAGGCGATTTCCAAGCGCCACGGCGTGCCGCTCGCGGCCGCCGCCATGCAGTTTCCGCTGCGCGATCCGATCGTCGCCTCGGTGCTGATCGGCACGGCCAAGCCCTCGAGCCTGACGCGCAACATGGAAACGGTCGCGACGCCGCTTGCCGACGGCATCTTTGCCGAATTCGAACCCTATACGCTCACCGCGCCGCCGCTCGGCACCGAAGCCGTCCGAGTCTGA
- a CDS encoding zinc-binding alcohol dehydrogenase family protein, with protein sequence MKAVVCREPGVLDIIDRPSPAAPAPGWVRLAVSHVGICGTDYHIFEGKHPFLEYPRVMGHEISATVIEAGDGVALAAGTSVIVNPYLSCGQCVACIKGKPNCCTNIKVLGVHTDGAFCEEISVPADNLYPAKGLSLEAAATTEFLAIGAHAVRRSLAGDGARSLVIGAGPIGLGAAIFSRIAGHEVTLLDTSAERLQMAAERFGFTSGIVADEGTANAVREKTNGDGFDVVFDATGYGPSMEKAFSFVAHGGALVLVSVVKDDIRFSDPEFHKREMMLIGSRNATRADFEHVADSIAKGLVPVDKLITHRTTLDNAPRDLARWAHEKSGLIKAVVRVGG encoded by the coding sequence ATGAAAGCAGTTGTTTGCCGGGAACCCGGCGTGCTCGACATCATCGACCGCCCATCACCCGCCGCGCCGGCGCCCGGTTGGGTGCGGCTGGCCGTCAGCCATGTCGGCATCTGCGGCACCGATTATCATATCTTCGAGGGCAAGCACCCTTTCCTCGAATATCCCCGGGTCATGGGGCACGAGATCTCGGCAACGGTGATCGAGGCGGGCGACGGTGTCGCGCTTGCGGCCGGCACATCGGTCATCGTCAACCCCTATCTCTCCTGCGGCCAATGTGTCGCCTGCATCAAGGGCAAGCCGAATTGCTGCACCAACATCAAGGTGCTCGGCGTTCATACCGACGGCGCCTTCTGCGAGGAGATCTCCGTTCCCGCCGATAATCTCTATCCCGCCAAGGGCCTGAGCCTCGAGGCGGCGGCGACGACAGAGTTTCTGGCGATCGGCGCTCATGCGGTGCGCCGCTCGCTGGCCGGCGACGGCGCGCGCTCGCTCGTCATCGGCGCCGGGCCGATCGGGCTCGGCGCGGCGATCTTCTCGCGCATCGCCGGCCATGAGGTAACGCTGCTCGATACCAGCGCCGAGCGGCTGCAGATGGCCGCCGAGCGCTTCGGCTTCACCTCCGGCATCGTCGCCGATGAAGGAACCGCGAATGCCGTGCGGGAAAAAACCAATGGCGACGGTTTCGATGTGGTCTTCGATGCCACAGGTTACGGCCCGTCGATGGAAAAAGCCTTCTCCTTCGTCGCCCATGGCGGCGCGCTGGTGCTGGTCAGCGTCGTCAAGGACGATATCCGCTTCTCCGACCCCGAATTTCACAAGCGCGAAATGATGCTGATCGGCAGCCGCAATGCCACGCGTGCCGACTTCGAGCATGTGGCGGATTCGATCGCCAAGGGGCTTGTGCCGGTGGACAAGCTCATCACCCATCGCACGACGCTCGATAATGCGCCGCGCGATCTCGCCCGCTGGGCGCATGAGAAGAGCGGGCTGATCAAGGCGGTGGTTCGGGTTGGGGGGTAG
- a CDS encoding ABC transporter substrate-binding protein — MLKKLALAVSLSAFAAGAVQAADVVVSSKIDTEGTLLGNVIALALEANGIKTQDRIALGATPVVRKAITAGEIDIYPEYTGNAGFFFNKADDAAWKNNEQGYELAKRLDYDANKIVWLTPSPANNTWALAVRNDVAEPNKLKTMSDFGKWVAGGGAVKLAASAEFVNSAGALPAFQTTYGFQLKPDQTVVLSGGDTAATIKAAADQTNGVNTAMVYGTDGAIEAAELTVLEDDKGVQQVYAPTPIIREEVLKANPKIEEILSPIFKSLSADELRKLNAKIQVDGEPAKSVAEAYLKEKGFLK; from the coding sequence ATGCTGAAGAAACTCGCACTTGCCGTTTCACTCTCCGCCTTCGCGGCGGGTGCGGTTCAGGCCGCAGACGTCGTCGTCTCGTCGAAGATCGATACCGAGGGCACGCTGCTCGGCAATGTCATCGCGCTGGCACTCGAAGCGAACGGCATCAAGACGCAGGACCGTATCGCGCTTGGCGCCACACCCGTGGTGCGCAAGGCGATCACCGCAGGTGAAATCGATATCTATCCCGAATATACCGGCAATGCCGGCTTCTTCTTCAACAAGGCCGACGACGCCGCCTGGAAGAACAACGAGCAGGGTTACGAGCTGGCGAAGAGGCTCGATTACGACGCCAACAAGATCGTCTGGCTGACGCCGTCGCCGGCCAACAACACCTGGGCGCTTGCCGTGCGCAACGACGTCGCCGAGCCGAACAAGCTGAAGACCATGTCGGACTTCGGCAAATGGGTCGCCGGCGGCGGCGCCGTCAAACTTGCGGCTTCGGCCGAGTTCGTCAATTCCGCCGGCGCGCTGCCCGCCTTCCAGACGACCTACGGCTTCCAGCTGAAGCCCGACCAGACGGTCGTGCTCTCGGGCGGCGATACCGCGGCGACGATCAAGGCGGCCGCCGACCAGACGAACGGCGTCAACACCGCCATGGTCTATGGCACCGACGGCGCGATCGAGGCGGCCGAGCTCACCGTTCTCGAAGACGACAAGGGCGTGCAGCAGGTCTATGCGCCGACTCCGATCATCCGCGAGGAGGTGCTGAAGGCCAATCCGAAGATCGAGGAAATCCTCTCGCCGATCTTCAAGAGCCTGAGCGCCGACGAATTGCGCAAGCTGAACGCCAAGATCCAGGTCGACGGCGAGCCGGCAAAGTCCGTCGCCGAAGCCTATCTGAAGGAAAAAGGCTTCCTGAAGTAA
- a CDS encoding sugar ABC transporter ATP-binding protein produces the protein MIGLEEVSHRHDDSATLKEANRIAAGSPILELKGLQKNYGHVQALKPATLTFLAGEIHAIVGENGAGKSTLIKLLTGVITRTAGEVLWCGHPVGLSTPNEAIARGINAVHQEVVLCRHLTVAANLFLGDEVNRYGLMRKKQMEKMAQAVLDDLGFGLPAGALLSSLTIGQQQLVATARAAMRGTQFLIFDEPTAYLTRQESAQLFKLIRRLQGEGVTIVYISHRMEEVFELADRVSVLRDGTHVGTRLIGETNDAELIALMINRSIEQIYHKEEIAIGETIVEVRGLSGPGFEDVSLSVKAGQIVGLYGLIGAGRSEFALGLYGRQPISAGDIQWMGKPVDIRNERTAMELGIALAPESRRDQGLCLNLPIGLNINLPVFGRLSHGPVINHARESANADKQIRDLSIKTPSRRVPASSMSGGNQQKIVIGKWLSHGARLFIFDEPTVGVDVGTKAEIYRLFAKLLKEGAGIILISSYLPEVYELADRLHVFRGGRLVASHDFHAATHEQVLSEAIGV, from the coding sequence ATGATCGGACTGGAAGAGGTCAGTCATCGCCATGATGATAGCGCCACGCTGAAAGAAGCCAATCGCATCGCCGCCGGATCGCCCATCCTCGAACTCAAAGGCCTGCAGAAGAATTACGGTCACGTGCAGGCGCTGAAGCCGGCGACGCTGACCTTCCTGGCCGGCGAAATCCACGCCATCGTCGGCGAAAACGGCGCCGGCAAATCAACCCTGATCAAATTGCTCACCGGCGTCATCACCCGCACGGCCGGCGAGGTACTGTGGTGCGGCCATCCGGTGGGGCTGTCGACGCCGAACGAGGCGATCGCCCGCGGCATCAACGCCGTCCACCAGGAAGTGGTGCTCTGCCGGCACCTGACGGTCGCCGCCAACCTCTTCCTCGGCGACGAGGTCAACCGCTACGGCCTGATGCGCAAGAAGCAGATGGAGAAGATGGCGCAGGCCGTGCTCGACGATCTCGGCTTCGGCCTGCCGGCCGGCGCGCTTCTAAGCTCGCTGACGATCGGCCAGCAGCAGCTGGTGGCAACGGCACGCGCGGCGATGCGCGGCACGCAGTTCCTGATCTTCGACGAACCGACCGCCTATCTCACCCGGCAGGAATCGGCGCAGCTGTTCAAGCTGATCCGCCGCCTGCAGGGCGAAGGCGTCACCATCGTCTATATCAGCCACCGCATGGAGGAAGTCTTTGAGCTCGCCGACCGTGTCTCGGTGCTGCGCGACGGCACGCATGTCGGCACCCGCCTGATCGGCGAGACCAACGATGCCGAGCTGATCGCGTTGATGATCAATCGTTCGATCGAACAGATCTATCACAAGGAAGAGATTGCCATCGGCGAGACGATCGTCGAGGTCCGCGGCCTCTCCGGCCCGGGCTTCGAAGACGTGTCGCTCAGCGTCAAAGCCGGGCAGATCGTCGGACTCTACGGTCTGATCGGTGCCGGACGCAGCGAATTTGCGCTCGGCCTCTACGGGCGCCAGCCGATCAGCGCCGGTGATATCCAGTGGATGGGCAAGCCTGTCGATATCCGCAATGAACGCACGGCGATGGAGCTCGGCATTGCTCTGGCGCCCGAAAGCCGGCGTGACCAGGGGCTCTGCCTCAACCTGCCGATCGGCCTCAACATCAACCTGCCGGTGTTCGGGCGGTTGAGCCACGGGCCTGTGATCAATCACGCACGCGAATCGGCCAATGCCGACAAGCAGATCCGCGATCTCAGCATCAAGACGCCGAGCCGGCGGGTTCCCGCCTCCAGCATGTCGGGCGGCAACCAGCAGAAGATCGTCATCGGCAAATGGCTGAGCCATGGCGCGCGGCTGTTCATCTTTGACGAGCCGACCGTCGGCGTCGACGTCGGCACCAAGGCTGAGATCTACCGGCTGTTCGCCAAGCTTCTGAAGGAAGGAGCGGGCATCATCCTGATCTCCTCCTATCTGCCGGAGGTCTACGAGCTGGCCGACCGGCTGCACGTCTTCCGCGGCGGCAGGCTGGTCGCGAGCCATGATTTTCACGCGGCGACGCATGAACAAGTGCTCAGCGAAGCGATCGGCGTCTGA
- a CDS encoding LysR family transcriptional regulator: protein MHLGALFIAGHVLSSGSVRETARRFQLSPSTASTAIRQLETELAMKLTERSSGELATLLASDRVQEGLEPITAAIGQLHQLVGHECASAGAYESWASRIPVKVVAIERFLEVADQGSINRAARRLRLGQPQLSLQLANLEKFLGRRLFERQAQGSVLTEEGRHAYQIFMAISQAWNDLKQAADERYRRTARSLRIGSIIPTGSESWVARCLGLLVSEWNAHRSNNAISLVSMTADDLREALKSGRIDVAILDSVFGLEHFRHRELLQTDMVVIAPPQSTQTSVAELVAAHAICTPSPRTGLGHAAMAFSDERAPDRRLRSRDITAADSLPVIVDLVANHGYVSFLGRVSAMPIADKVRIVDLDERLPMSYHVAFNHRKAAADACEMIIAAAARMTSETAAHITRQVDGARETA from the coding sequence TTGCATCTGGGTGCCCTTTTCATTGCCGGCCATGTCCTGAGTTCCGGCTCGGTCCGCGAGACCGCGCGCCGCTTCCAGCTGTCGCCCTCCACCGCCTCGACTGCGATCCGCCAGCTTGAAACCGAATTGGCGATGAAGTTGACGGAACGTTCGTCGGGCGAGCTGGCGACGCTGCTCGCAAGCGACAGGGTGCAGGAAGGGCTGGAGCCGATCACTGCTGCGATCGGACAGCTTCATCAACTCGTGGGCCATGAGTGCGCGAGCGCCGGGGCTTACGAATCCTGGGCGTCGCGTATTCCCGTCAAGGTCGTCGCGATCGAGCGTTTTCTCGAGGTGGCTGACCAGGGCAGCATCAACCGCGCCGCCCGCCGCCTTCGCTTGGGGCAACCGCAGCTTTCGCTGCAGCTTGCCAATCTCGAGAAGTTCCTTGGTCGCCGCCTGTTCGAGCGGCAGGCACAGGGTTCGGTGCTGACGGAGGAGGGCCGGCACGCCTACCAGATCTTCATGGCGATCAGCCAGGCGTGGAACGATCTGAAACAGGCTGCAGACGAGCGCTACCGGCGCACCGCCCGATCGCTGCGCATCGGCTCGATCATCCCGACCGGATCGGAAAGCTGGGTGGCGCGCTGCTTGGGCTTGCTCGTTTCCGAGTGGAATGCGCACCGCAGCAACAATGCGATCTCGCTGGTCTCGATGACCGCCGACGACCTGCGCGAGGCGCTGAAAAGCGGCCGCATCGATGTCGCCATCCTGGATTCGGTCTTCGGCCTCGAGCACTTCCGGCATCGCGAACTGCTGCAGACCGACATGGTGGTGATCGCGCCGCCGCAAAGCACGCAAACCTCGGTCGCCGAACTCGTCGCCGCGCATGCGATCTGCACGCCGAGCCCGCGCACCGGCCTCGGCCACGCGGCCATGGCCTTCAGCGACGAGCGCGCACCCGACCGGCGCTTGCGCAGCCGGGATATCACCGCGGCGGATTCGCTGCCTGTCATCGTCGACCTCGTCGCCAATCACGGCTACGTCTCCTTCCTCGGCCGCGTCAGCGCCATGCCGATCGCCGACAAGGTGCGCATCGTCGATCTCGACGAGCGTCTGCCGATGTCCTATCACGTCGCCTTCAACCATCGAAAAGCCGCTGCCGATGCCTGCGAGATGATCATCGCTGCGGCTGCCAGAATGACGTCGGAAACGGCCGCGCACATCACAAGACAGGTCGACGGAGCCAGGGAGACTGCATGA
- a CDS encoding copper homeostasis protein CutC, whose protein sequence is MTILLEVCVDSAAGLAAAIEGGAGRIELCSALELGGLTPLPSLMRIAARAPVPIYAMIRPHAGPFFFDSVDEEAMMLDIEAVRAAGLAGVVIGANRPDGTLDLPLIRRLKAHAVGLGSTLHRAFDLVPDADQALEQAIELGCERILTSGCAVKAADGIDTLKRLSEKAAGRISIMPGSGIRPANVGEILRATGAREVHGSCSSPVESADPRAVTFGFEAKSTNRTDVAAVRQMCRAIEGAG, encoded by the coding sequence ATGACGATTTTGCTCGAAGTATGCGTCGACAGCGCCGCGGGTCTCGCTGCCGCGATCGAAGGCGGCGCCGGCCGCATCGAGCTCTGCTCGGCGCTGGAGCTCGGCGGCCTGACGCCACTGCCGAGCCTGATGCGGATCGCTGCCCGGGCGCCCGTTCCGATCTATGCCATGATCCGCCCGCATGCCGGCCCCTTCTTTTTCGACAGCGTCGATGAGGAGGCGATGATGCTCGACATCGAGGCGGTGCGCGCCGCCGGCCTCGCCGGCGTCGTCATCGGCGCCAACCGCCCGGACGGCACGCTCGACCTGCCGCTGATCCGCCGGCTGAAAGCGCATGCCGTCGGCCTCGGTTCGACGCTGCACCGCGCTTTCGACCTGGTGCCGGACGCCGATCAGGCGCTGGAACAGGCAATCGAACTCGGCTGCGAACGCATCCTCACCTCCGGCTGCGCGGTCAAGGCCGCCGATGGGATCGACACGCTGAAGCGTCTTTCAGAGAAAGCGGCCGGCCGCATCTCGATCATGCCCGGCAGCGGCATCCGCCCCGCCAATGTCGGAGAAATTCTCCGTGCGACCGGCGCCCGAGAGGTGCATGGATCCTGCAGCTCGCCGGTCGAAAGCGCCGATCCGCGCGCGGTGACGTTTGGTTTCGAGGCGAAGAGTACGAACCGGACGGATGTCGCTGCGGTCAGGCAGATGTGTAGGGCGATCGAGGGAGCGGGCTAA
- a CDS encoding RbsD/FucU domain-containing protein, with protein sequence MLRGIHPLLGPDLLHALKTMGHGDDIVIADANFPAGSMGPPVIRADGVSATDMAAAILAHMPLDTFVPETAWRMEVVGDPGAVPEVCAEFQQIVWKRAGDFAIVPVERFAFYAMARKAAYIVATTEFRLYGNLILKKGVVHPHEVDLT encoded by the coding sequence ATGCTTAGAGGTATTCATCCGCTGCTCGGGCCCGACCTGCTCCATGCGCTGAAGACGATGGGACATGGCGACGACATCGTCATCGCAGACGCCAATTTTCCCGCCGGCTCGATGGGCCCGCCGGTCATCCGCGCCGATGGCGTCAGCGCCACCGACATGGCCGCAGCAATCCTGGCGCATATGCCGCTCGACACTTTCGTGCCGGAAACCGCATGGAGGATGGAGGTCGTCGGCGACCCCGGCGCCGTGCCCGAAGTGTGCGCGGAGTTCCAGCAGATCGTCTGGAAGCGCGCCGGCGATTTTGCCATCGTGCCGGTGGAGCGCTTCGCCTTCTACGCGATGGCCCGCAAGGCCGCCTATATCGTCGCGACAACGGAGTTCCGGCTATACGGCAACCTGATTTTGAAAAAGGGCGTCGTGCACCCGCACGAGGTCGATCTGACCTGA